A single region of the Erythrobacter sp. genome encodes:
- a CDS encoding TrkA family potassium uptake protein — protein sequence MTDRSKSEPKARARRRFQPLRRQVKLPVWGDLGIRLGLALFLILIVIGIHWWDREGLVDNFDGHVSFLDVVYFTMISITTTGFGDIAPISDRARLIEAVIVTPVRFAVLFIFVGTAYNFIIKRSWEKWRMARIQEQLTGHVVVLGYGVSGSQSVEELIARGTDASCIVVVDPSEERLAEAEKLGVNVMAADATRDETLKAVRIGNAQTVLVSAGRDDTSILIVLTVRHLAPKVPISVVVRAQDNEVLARQAGANNVINPVRFTGLLLAGSAKGAHISDYLADLASVSGRVQLVERVVDEKECGRPITDLDSGGTGLRVYRNGRAIGYWEEECQSLQKGDIIVEIVPTENGTTKGDGHGDNRE from the coding sequence ATGACCGACAGGTCGAAGTCCGAGCCCAAGGCGCGGGCGCGGCGGCGTTTCCAGCCCCTTCGCAGACAGGTAAAGCTGCCCGTCTGGGGCGATCTCGGCATAAGGCTCGGCCTTGCGCTTTTCCTGATACTCATCGTCATCGGAATCCACTGGTGGGATCGCGAAGGGCTGGTCGACAATTTCGACGGCCACGTGAGTTTTCTCGACGTCGTCTATTTCACGATGATCTCGATCACCACGACCGGCTTCGGCGACATCGCCCCGATCAGCGACCGCGCGCGGCTGATCGAAGCGGTGATCGTCACCCCGGTGCGCTTTGCCGTCCTCTTCATCTTCGTCGGCACGGCCTATAATTTCATCATCAAGCGCAGCTGGGAGAAATGGCGCATGGCCCGAATCCAGGAACAGTTGACCGGCCACGTCGTGGTGCTCGGCTATGGCGTTTCCGGCTCGCAGAGCGTCGAGGAACTGATCGCGCGCGGGACCGATGCCAGCTGCATCGTCGTGGTCGACCCGAGCGAGGAGCGGCTGGCCGAGGCCGAAAAGCTGGGCGTGAACGTCATGGCCGCCGATGCGACCCGCGACGAGACGCTGAAGGCGGTGCGGATCGGCAATGCGCAGACCGTGCTGGTTTCCGCGGGACGCGACGACACCTCGATCCTGATCGTGCTGACCGTCCGCCACCTCGCGCCCAAGGTTCCGATCAGCGTGGTCGTGCGCGCGCAGGACAACGAAGTGCTCGCAAGGCAGGCGGGCGCGAACAACGTCATCAACCCGGTGCGCTTTACCGGCCTGCTGCTGGCCGGCAGCGCCAAGGGCGCGCATATCTCGGACTACCTTGCCGACCTCGCCTCGGTTTCGGGCCGGGTCCAGCTGGTCGAGCGAGTGGTCGACGAGAAGGAATGCGGCCGTCCGATAACCGACCTCGACAGCGGGGGAACGGGCCTCAGGGTTTACCGTAATGGCCGCGCGATCGGCTATTGGGAAGAGGAATGCCAGAGCCTTCAGAAAGGCGACATCATCGTCGAGATCGTGCCGACCGAGAACGGCACGACCAAGGGCGACGGGCACGGCGACAACCGCGAATAG
- a CDS encoding DUF1761 domain-containing protein yields the protein MNDFALWPVLAGTAAFFAVGAVWYGVLFGKAWQRAAGLSDADVRTGNMAVIFALTFLFEMLVAMVLWHLVARTDPAPHVVMMMAVGFAVGVMIPAVGINYLYQRRSGLLFAIDAGHFLVGMAAMGGVFLLLR from the coding sequence ATGAACGATTTCGCCTTGTGGCCGGTGCTGGCCGGGACCGCCGCCTTCTTCGCCGTCGGTGCGGTCTGGTACGGCGTGCTGTTCGGAAAGGCATGGCAGCGCGCGGCCGGCCTTTCGGACGCGGACGTGCGAACGGGCAACATGGCGGTGATCTTCGCCCTCACCTTCCTGTTCGAGATGCTGGTCGCGATGGTGCTGTGGCACCTCGTCGCGCGGACCGACCCGGCACCGCACGTCGTCATGATGATGGCGGTGGGCTTTGCTGTCGGCGTGATGATCCCGGCGGTGGGGATCAATTACCTCTACCAGCGCAGGAGCGGGCTGCTCTTCGCGATCGATGCGGGCCATTTCCTCGTCGGCATGGCGGCGATGGGCGGCGTCTTCCTGCTGCTGCGCTGA
- the surE gene encoding 5'/3'-nucleotidase SurE, producing MRILVTNDDGYHAPGLAVLEEIAGQFSDDVWVCAPSEEQSGAGHSLTLNHPVRLQKFAERRYAVTGTPTDSVMLALREVLDTPPDIILSGVNRGANLGDDITYSGTVSAAIEGALAGVRSIALSQVYNGETHGTEEEFAAAREWGPKVIAPLLDAPFAERTLVNVNFPPRPAGEVRGIRVARQGFHDYKRGTVVEGRDPRGKPYFWFGLDPIEHTLDHGTDLEAIDDGYVAVTPLQLDLTHYPTIGALADRFSG from the coding sequence ATGCGCATCCTTGTCACCAATGACGACGGCTACCATGCCCCCGGCCTTGCCGTGCTGGAGGAGATCGCCGGGCAGTTCTCCGACGACGTGTGGGTCTGCGCCCCGTCCGAGGAACAGTCGGGTGCGGGCCATTCGCTCACGCTAAACCACCCGGTGCGGCTGCAGAAATTCGCAGAGCGGCGCTATGCCGTGACCGGAACACCGACCGACAGCGTGATGCTGGCCTTGCGCGAAGTGCTCGACACGCCGCCCGATATCATCCTGTCGGGGGTAAATCGCGGGGCCAATCTCGGCGACGACATCACCTATTCGGGCACAGTTTCGGCCGCGATCGAAGGGGCGCTCGCAGGGGTGCGCTCGATCGCATTGAGCCAGGTCTACAACGGCGAGACGCACGGGACCGAGGAGGAATTCGCCGCCGCGCGCGAATGGGGACCGAAAGTGATCGCCCCGCTGCTCGACGCGCCGTTTGCCGAGCGCACGCTCGTCAATGTCAATTTCCCGCCCCGCCCGGCGGGCGAGGTGCGCGGCATCCGGGTCGCGCGGCAGGGCTTCCACGATTACAAGCGCGGCACGGTGGTCGAGGGGCGCGACCCGCGCGGCAAGCCCTATTTCTGGTTCGGGCTCGACCCGATCGAGCACACGCTCGACCATGGGACCGATCTAGAGGCGATCGACGACGGTTATGTCGCCGTCACCCCGCTCCAGCTCGACCTCACCCATTACCCGACCATCGGCGCGCTGGCCGACCGGTTCAGCGGATAG